One window from the genome of Streptomyces sp. NBC_00708 encodes:
- a CDS encoding 1-acyl-sn-glycerol-3-phosphate acyltransferase: MLSRLAGQLVPAVGRLTLTTDEGAPLPPAGIIAANHTSLADPAIVLAALLGLGARPVVMATAGLWRVPLLGRALAREGHIPVYRGDPRAARSVDLAQEALEQGRHILIYAEGGLPLRTDAAEAEPGAFRRGLARLAHRTGAPVIPVGQAGARRVTSGSAVKQLAGLATAPLRRPRLHVHVGQPLLLDGDGAAATERARLAVTAAWRTAAARLGEPAALTA; the protein is encoded by the coding sequence ATGCTCAGCCGCCTTGCCGGTCAACTGGTCCCCGCCGTCGGACGGTTGACGCTCACCACCGACGAAGGCGCACCCCTTCCCCCGGCCGGGATCATCGCCGCCAACCACACCTCGCTCGCGGACCCCGCGATCGTCCTGGCGGCACTGCTCGGCCTCGGCGCCCGCCCCGTCGTCATGGCGACCGCGGGTCTCTGGCGGGTGCCCCTGCTCGGCCGCGCACTCGCGCGTGAGGGGCATATCCCCGTGTACCGCGGCGATCCCCGCGCGGCCCGGTCGGTCGACCTCGCCCAGGAGGCGCTGGAGCAGGGCCGGCACATCCTGATCTATGCCGAGGGCGGCCTGCCCCTCCGCACGGACGCGGCCGAGGCCGAGCCGGGCGCGTTCCGGCGCGGCCTCGCCCGGCTCGCGCACCGCACCGGCGCGCCGGTGATTCCGGTGGGCCAGGCCGGGGCGCGCCGCGTCACCTCCGGCTCGGCCGTCAAACAGCTCGCGGGCCTGGCCACCGCTCCGCTGCGGCGGCCCCGCCTCCACGTCCACGTCGGGCAGCCGCTGCTGCTCGACGGCGACGGAGCGGCGGCCACCGAGCGGGCCCGCCTCGCCGTCACCGCCGCCTGGCGGACCGCGGCCGCCCGGCTGGGCGAGCCCGCGGCCCTGACCGCCTGA
- a CDS encoding siderophore-interacting protein: MSRVDHRDRYLERIAEVRAGRHAEKVGYPIGIREVEVVRTAAVGAGLLRVTLGGPGAEGFEAHAPDEHVKLIFREPDGSLRLPERNGTMLRWPRPVPTSREYTVRRYDPVAGEIDIDVAVHEGGLASDWAGKAQPGDTIHVAGPPGGLIVPHTYDRYLLVGDLTALPAVARWLEELPRTARGWAFIEVTGRDEEIELSAPEGFEVRWLHRGDAPAGSGDALVRAATSVTVPEGERAYVWVAGEAGQIKPLRRWVRDELRLEKADYDITGYWKRGVADFDEDDHESGHDHDHSHDH; encoded by the coding sequence ATGAGCCGCGTCGACCACCGGGACAGGTACCTGGAGCGGATCGCGGAGGTGCGGGCCGGCCGGCATGCCGAGAAGGTCGGCTACCCGATCGGCATCCGCGAGGTCGAGGTCGTGCGTACGGCCGCGGTCGGCGCGGGTCTGCTGCGGGTCACCCTGGGCGGGCCCGGGGCCGAGGGATTCGAGGCGCACGCGCCCGACGAGCACGTGAAACTGATCTTCCGGGAGCCGGACGGCAGCCTGCGGCTGCCCGAGCGCAACGGGACGATGCTGCGCTGGCCGAGGCCGGTGCCCACCTCGCGCGAGTACACCGTGCGCCGCTACGACCCCGTCGCCGGCGAGATCGACATCGACGTCGCCGTGCACGAGGGCGGACTCGCCTCGGACTGGGCCGGCAAGGCGCAGCCCGGCGACACCATCCATGTCGCCGGACCGCCCGGCGGGCTGATCGTCCCGCACACCTACGACCGCTACCTGCTCGTCGGGGACCTCACCGCGCTGCCCGCCGTCGCGCGGTGGCTGGAGGAACTGCCGCGGACCGCCAGGGGCTGGGCGTTCATCGAAGTCACGGGCCGCGACGAGGAGATCGAGCTGTCCGCCCCCGAGGGCTTCGAGGTCCGCTGGCTGCACCGCGGCGACGCGCCCGCCGGATCCGGCGACGCGCTGGTCCGGGCCGCGACCTCGGTCACCGTCCCCGAGGGGGAGCGGGCGTACGTGTGGGTCGCGGGGGAGGCGGGGCAGATCAAGCCGCTGCGGCGCTGGGTCCGGGACGAACTGCGCCTGGAGAAGGCCGATTACGACATCACCGGTTACTGGAAGCGGGGTGTCGCGGACTTCGACGAGGACGACCACGAGTCCGGTCACGACCACGACCACAGCCACGACCACTGA
- the dhbC gene encoding isochorismate synthase DhbC has product MSTASRVATHIPVAHPATGAATSLLDAYTPGARFLATPRRTLLAHGPARPVPHGTQPVDQRVSAALAEAADAGQETPVVMGAIPFDHTAPAALSVPATLRTAPPLASDPLIALPSAGVDSPDWHIRPVPEPEVYAKGVASAVERMWRGEFSKVVLARTLELTSPAPLDVPAMLQRLARRDPSGYTFALPTGPGRTLIGASPELLVSRRGRQVVANPLAGSSPRSDDLAEDVRRAAALLESAKDLHEHAVVVDAVHQALAPHCAGMTVPPRPTLIRTATMWHLSTTVTGTLTDPDTSALTLACALHPTPAVCGTPTATAREVLTETEPFDRGYFTGMVGWGDAHGDGEWVVTIRCAEAEERMLRLYAGAGIVAASEPEAETAETAAKFRTFLSAVGAEL; this is encoded by the coding sequence GTGTCGACGGCATCCCGAGTCGCCACGCACATACCCGTGGCCCACCCGGCCACCGGGGCAGCCACCTCCCTCCTGGACGCCTACACGCCCGGCGCGCGCTTCCTCGCCACCCCCAGGCGCACCCTGCTGGCCCACGGCCCCGCACGCCCGGTTCCGCACGGCACACAGCCGGTGGACCAACGGGTCTCGGCCGCCCTCGCCGAGGCCGCCGACGCCGGGCAGGAGACGCCGGTGGTGATGGGCGCGATCCCGTTCGACCACACCGCGCCGGCCGCCCTGAGCGTTCCCGCGACGCTGCGCACCGCCCCGCCCCTCGCCTCCGACCCGCTCATCGCGCTGCCCTCGGCGGGGGTGGACTCCCCCGACTGGCACATCCGCCCGGTGCCGGAGCCGGAGGTCTACGCGAAGGGCGTCGCCTCGGCCGTGGAGCGGATGTGGCGCGGCGAGTTCAGCAAGGTCGTCCTCGCCCGCACCCTCGAACTCACCTCCCCCGCACCGCTGGACGTGCCCGCCATGCTCCAGCGCCTGGCCCGGCGCGACCCCTCCGGCTACACCTTCGCGCTCCCCACCGGCCCCGGCCGCACCCTGATCGGCGCCAGCCCCGAACTCCTCGTCTCGCGCCGGGGCCGCCAGGTGGTCGCCAACCCCCTCGCCGGCTCGTCCCCGCGCAGCGACGACCTCGCCGAGGACGTCCGCCGGGCCGCCGCGCTCCTGGAGTCCGCGAAGGACCTCCACGAGCACGCCGTCGTCGTGGACGCCGTACACCAGGCCCTGGCCCCGCACTGCGCCGGGATGACCGTCCCGCCCCGGCCGACCCTGATCCGCACCGCCACCATGTGGCACCTGTCCACCACGGTCACGGGCACCCTCACCGACCCGGACACCTCGGCCCTCACCCTGGCCTGCGCGCTGCACCCCACCCCCGCGGTGTGCGGCACGCCGACGGCCACCGCCCGGGAGGTGCTGACGGAGACCGAACCGTTCGACCGCGGCTACTTCACGGGCATGGTCGGCTGGGGCGACGCGCACGGCGACGGCGAATGGGTCGTCACGATCCGCTGCGCCGAGGCGGAGGAGCGCATGCTGCGCCTCTACGCCGGAGCGGGCATCGTCGCGGCGTCCGAGCCGGAGGCCGAAACCGCCGAAACCGCCGCCAAGTTCCGCACCTTCCTGAGCGCGGTGGGCGCCGAGCTGTAA
- a CDS encoding ABC transporter substrate-binding protein gives MSIRRSSGLVGALTLALVLTGCGSSSDGGDSASEKSKTRVFTADNGKIKIPANPKRVVATGYAVPALIEADAPLVGISSWKRGEPMMNKEDLATYKKLKKVAGEQAAETNYEAIAEAEPDLIVIGVPAPVLGDIDMKRLKSIAPVVAIGPSLPSAWRDLSRKQADAAGAVKQFDAQKKTYDTKAAELAAKYKDVLPKLKLGHVGAYGDAAKGTFQREFNGSWGTNIAEDLGATYYGKVKKAGPGSAAVSEYPSIEELPAAFREADALTYSVNADGSVPPSVKYVLDSKLWKNLPAVKAGKVFPYRYTEAATYGEALLTLDAIDESLAPLLKP, from the coding sequence ATGTCCATACGCAGATCGTCCGGTCTGGTCGGCGCCCTCACGCTGGCCCTCGTTCTGACCGGATGCGGGTCATCCTCGGACGGCGGGGACTCCGCCTCGGAGAAGAGCAAGACCCGGGTGTTCACCGCGGACAACGGCAAGATCAAGATCCCGGCGAACCCGAAGCGTGTGGTGGCCACCGGCTATGCCGTGCCCGCGCTGATCGAGGCCGACGCACCGCTGGTCGGCATCTCGTCGTGGAAGCGCGGCGAGCCGATGATGAACAAGGAAGACCTCGCCACCTACAAGAAGCTCAAGAAGGTGGCCGGCGAGCAGGCGGCCGAGACCAACTACGAGGCCATCGCCGAGGCCGAGCCCGACCTGATCGTCATCGGTGTCCCCGCGCCCGTGCTCGGCGACATCGACATGAAGCGGCTGAAGTCGATCGCCCCCGTCGTCGCGATCGGCCCGAGCCTGCCGTCCGCCTGGCGCGACCTCTCCCGCAAGCAGGCCGACGCCGCCGGTGCGGTCAAGCAGTTCGACGCCCAGAAGAAGACGTACGACACCAAGGCCGCCGAGCTGGCCGCCAAGTACAAGGACGTCCTGCCGAAGCTCAAGCTCGGCCACGTCGGTGCGTACGGTGACGCCGCCAAGGGCACCTTCCAGCGCGAGTTCAACGGCTCCTGGGGCACCAACATCGCCGAGGACCTGGGTGCCACCTACTACGGCAAGGTCAAGAAGGCCGGTCCGGGGTCCGCGGCGGTCAGCGAGTACCCCTCCATCGAGGAACTGCCCGCAGCCTTCCGCGAAGCCGACGCCCTGACGTACTCGGTCAACGCCGACGGCAGCGTCCCGCCCTCCGTCAAGTACGTCCTGGACTCCAAGCTCTGGAAGAACCTGCCCGCCGTCAAGGCCGGCAAGGTCTTCCCGTACCGCTACACCGAGGCCGCCACCTACGGTGAGGCCCTGTTGACCCTGGACGCGATCGACGAGTCGCTCGCTCCGCTGCTGAAGCCGTGA
- a CDS encoding phosphopantetheine-binding protein, whose amino-acid sequence MSQTLSPDRVRADIAELLGCEPGEIAPDDNLVDLGLDSMRIMALVERWRAAGATTLEFPDLFELPELGHWQALLAGEAA is encoded by the coding sequence ATGAGCCAGACCTTGTCGCCCGACCGTGTCAGGGCCGACATCGCCGAACTGCTGGGCTGCGAGCCCGGCGAGATCGCGCCCGACGACAATCTGGTCGATCTGGGTCTGGACTCGATGCGGATCATGGCCCTGGTCGAGCGCTGGCGTGCGGCGGGGGCGACCACGCTGGAGTTCCCCGACCTGTTCGAGCTGCCCGAACTCGGGCACTGGCAGGCGCTGCTGGCGGGTGAGGCCGCATGA
- a CDS encoding iron ABC transporter permease — MTVAGRASEAAGKNRRAVPQTALLVGGLVLLAVLAVLSMGVGARHVAPGEVVRALFDYQGTDDHVVVRDVRAPRALLAVAVGAALAVAGALIQTLARNPLAEPGILGVTAGAGFAVTLGSAAGLASGQAGELGFAVVGSVAAAFLVAAVGRTSPLRLVLTGVAVTAVLNGVALGLRLMLPDTFDLYRFWSVGTLAGREQAALSWPLTAIAVSLAGALLLSRALNALTLGENVAHTLGADVGRVRLTTLVLITVLSGAATAVAGPILFVGLIVPHLVRKPASGSVPWLIAYTMVLGPVLLLAADMAARVLLPTGEVPVAIVTAFLGGPMLIWAVRRYGAGSL; from the coding sequence GTGACCGTCGCGGGCCGCGCGTCCGAGGCCGCGGGAAAGAACCGGCGGGCCGTCCCGCAGACCGCCCTGCTCGTCGGCGGACTGGTCCTGCTGGCCGTTCTCGCCGTACTCAGCATGGGCGTCGGGGCCCGCCACGTCGCCCCCGGCGAAGTCGTGCGCGCACTCTTCGACTACCAGGGGACCGACGACCACGTCGTCGTACGCGACGTGCGGGCACCGCGTGCGCTGCTCGCCGTCGCCGTCGGTGCCGCGCTCGCCGTCGCGGGCGCGCTCATCCAGACGCTCGCCCGCAACCCGCTGGCCGAGCCCGGCATCCTCGGGGTCACCGCGGGCGCCGGGTTCGCCGTCACCCTCGGGTCGGCGGCGGGCCTGGCCAGCGGCCAGGCGGGCGAACTCGGCTTCGCGGTCGTCGGATCCGTGGCCGCGGCGTTCCTGGTCGCCGCGGTCGGCCGCACCTCACCGCTGCGCCTGGTCCTCACGGGCGTGGCGGTGACCGCGGTGCTGAACGGCGTCGCCCTCGGGCTGCGCCTCATGCTCCCGGACACCTTCGACCTCTACCGGTTCTGGTCGGTGGGAACGCTGGCCGGACGCGAACAGGCCGCCCTGTCCTGGCCGTTGACCGCCATCGCGGTGTCCCTGGCCGGTGCGCTGCTGCTGAGCAGGGCGCTCAACGCCCTGACGCTCGGCGAGAACGTGGCGCACACCCTGGGCGCCGACGTGGGCCGGGTCCGTCTCACCACCCTCGTCCTCATCACCGTGCTCAGCGGCGCGGCGACGGCGGTGGCGGGCCCCATCCTGTTCGTCGGACTGATCGTGCCCCACCTGGTGCGCAAACCGGCCTCCGGGTCGGTGCCCTGGCTGATCGCCTACACCATGGTCCTCGGGCCCGTCCTGCTCCTCGCCGCCGACATGGCCGCGCGGGTCCTGCTGCCCACCGGTGAGGTGCCGGTGGCCATCGTGACCGCCTTCCTCGGCGGCCCCATGCTGATCTGGGCGGTCCGCCGCTACGGGGCGGGGTCCCTGTGA
- a CDS encoding ABC transporter ATP-binding protein, which yields MTARLTARDITLRYGDRVVSTRLTLDIPDGAFTAIVGPNACGKSTLLSALVRLLKPHSGHVEFDGREVGAFGTKALAKQLGFLPQDPMAPDDIKVRQLVARGRFPHQSMLALWSPEDQKAVDGAMAAAGVSDLVDRPVQELSGGQRQRVWMAMVLAQQTPYLLLDEPTSFLDITHQYQLLGLLARLRNEGRTVVAVLHDINQACRFADHLVAMKAGAVVAEGDPGDIVDATLIKDVFDLPSVVVPDPVTGTPMVVPTLQGE from the coding sequence GTGACCGCACGCCTGACGGCGCGGGACATCACCCTGCGCTACGGAGACCGGGTCGTGTCCACGCGACTGACCCTCGACATACCCGACGGCGCGTTCACCGCCATCGTCGGCCCCAACGCCTGCGGCAAATCAACGCTGTTGAGCGCCCTGGTACGGCTGCTCAAGCCGCACTCCGGACACGTGGAGTTCGACGGGCGCGAGGTCGGCGCCTTCGGTACCAAGGCGCTGGCCAAACAGCTCGGGTTCCTGCCGCAGGACCCGATGGCGCCCGACGACATCAAGGTCCGCCAGCTGGTGGCCCGGGGACGCTTCCCGCACCAGTCGATGCTGGCCCTGTGGTCGCCCGAGGACCAGAAGGCCGTCGACGGGGCCATGGCCGCGGCCGGCGTCTCGGACCTCGTCGACCGGCCCGTACAGGAACTGTCCGGCGGACAGCGCCAGCGGGTCTGGATGGCCATGGTGCTCGCCCAGCAGACGCCCTACCTGCTGCTCGACGAACCCACGTCGTTCCTCGACATCACCCACCAGTACCAACTGCTCGGCCTGCTCGCCAGGCTGCGCAACGAGGGCCGCACCGTCGTCGCGGTCCTGCACGACATCAACCAGGCATGCCGGTTCGCCGACCACCTGGTGGCCATGAAGGCCGGTGCCGTGGTCGCCGAGGGCGACCCCGGGGACATCGTGGACGCCACGCTGATCAAGGACGTGTTCGACCTTCCCAGCGTCGTCGTCCCGGACCCTGTGACCGGCACTCCGATGGTCGTTCCCACACTGCAAGGAGAGTAA
- a CDS encoding iron chelate uptake ABC transporter family permease subunit encodes MNVLKFHFERRTAILVVVLVALMLGLGLLGLCYGASWAPPGKVFAVLTGSEHSVVIRDWRLPRVLAGLVFGAALGVAGAIFQNLTRNPMGSPDVIGLDAGAYTGALVALTVLSGTSAQLATSSVIGGLVVAAAIYLLSLEHGFSGLRLVVIGIAINAMMTAVNSWIVLRADLEVAIAAVGWSAGSLNGVGWEDLGIPFTVIGVLLALMTTKAHAMHQASLGDPIAVTTGVGLDRLRLLMVLVGVGCTATVTAVAGPIAFIALAAPQIGRRLAGAAGIPLLPAALTGAVLLQGADLVAQMLLAPVALPVGVVSTAIGGCYLIWLLTKEVRRA; translated from the coding sequence GTGAACGTGCTGAAATTCCACTTCGAACGGCGTACGGCGATACTCGTCGTCGTCCTGGTCGCCCTGATGCTGGGGCTCGGCCTGCTCGGGCTGTGCTACGGGGCGTCATGGGCCCCGCCCGGCAAGGTGTTCGCCGTCCTGACCGGCTCCGAGCACTCCGTGGTGATCCGGGACTGGCGGTTGCCGCGGGTGCTGGCCGGCCTGGTCTTCGGTGCCGCGCTCGGCGTCGCCGGCGCCATCTTCCAGAACCTCACCCGCAACCCCATGGGCAGCCCCGACGTCATCGGGCTGGACGCCGGCGCCTACACCGGCGCGCTGGTCGCCCTCACCGTACTGTCGGGCACGTCCGCACAGCTCGCCACCAGCTCCGTGATCGGCGGACTGGTCGTCGCGGCCGCCATCTACCTGCTGTCGCTCGAACACGGCTTCTCCGGCCTCCGGCTGGTCGTGATCGGTATCGCCATCAACGCGATGATGACCGCGGTCAACTCGTGGATCGTGCTCCGCGCCGACCTGGAGGTGGCGATCGCCGCCGTCGGCTGGAGCGCGGGCTCGCTCAACGGTGTGGGCTGGGAGGACCTCGGCATCCCGTTCACCGTGATCGGTGTCCTGCTGGCCCTCATGACCACGAAGGCCCACGCCATGCACCAGGCGTCGCTCGGCGACCCGATCGCCGTCACGACCGGCGTCGGACTCGACCGGCTGCGGCTGCTGATGGTCCTCGTCGGTGTCGGCTGCACCGCCACGGTGACCGCCGTGGCCGGGCCCATCGCGTTCATCGCACTGGCCGCCCCGCAGATCGGCCGCCGGCTCGCGGGCGCCGCCGGGATCCCGCTGCTCCCGGCAGCACTGACCGGGGCGGTGCTCCTCCAGGGCGCCGACCTGGTGGCCCAGATGCTGCTGGCGCCCGTCGCGCTGCCCGTGGGCGTCGTGAGCACCGCGATCGGCGGTTGCTACCTGATCTGGCTGCTGACCAAGGAGGTGAGGCGCGCGTGA
- a CDS encoding TetR/AcrR family transcriptional regulator, whose protein sequence is MPTGVHLRDPRQHLFDAAERVLLRDGANGLTSRAVTDEAACAKGVLHRHFTDFDAFLVELVLDRAARIEEQARALRGSAGTGTVAGNLADALTTLFGPVPVAIIPLITFRDELRARLRQATPGGGIAVLAQIAAAVSGYLTEERALGRVSADADIDSLTLSLVGGGHLLFADREPGPPEAVAVGKLVTSALADVVQGP, encoded by the coding sequence GTGCCGACCGGAGTGCACCTGCGCGACCCCCGGCAGCACCTGTTCGACGCCGCCGAGCGCGTGTTGCTGCGGGACGGTGCGAACGGGCTGACCAGCAGGGCCGTCACGGACGAGGCGGCCTGCGCCAAGGGCGTCCTGCACCGGCACTTCACCGACTTCGACGCCTTCCTCGTCGAGCTCGTGCTCGACCGGGCCGCGCGGATCGAGGAGCAGGCGCGGGCGCTGCGCGGGAGTGCCGGAACCGGGACGGTGGCCGGGAACCTCGCGGACGCGCTGACCACTCTGTTCGGGCCGGTTCCGGTGGCGATCATTCCGCTCATCACCTTCCGGGACGAGTTGCGCGCACGGCTGCGGCAGGCCACGCCCGGCGGCGGCATCGCCGTCCTCGCCCAGATCGCGGCGGCGGTCTCCGGCTATCTGACCGAGGAGCGCGCGCTGGGCCGTGTCTCCGCCGACGCGGACATCGACTCGCTCACCCTGTCCCTCGTCGGGGGCGGGCATCTGCTGTTCGCGGACCGGGAGCCGGGCCCGCCGGAAGCGGTGGCGGTCGGCAAGCTGGTGACCTCGGCGCTCGCGGACGTCGTACAGGGGCCCTGA